One stretch of Anabas testudineus chromosome 24, fAnaTes1.2, whole genome shotgun sequence DNA includes these proteins:
- the LOC113149106 gene encoding cytochrome P450 2K1-like: MGVIDVFLQSSSSVSLLGIIAVLLLVYLVSSASFDSQGEAKEPPGPTTLPVLGNLLQLDLKRPYYTLLELSKKYGSVFTVYFGPQKVVVLAGYKTVKEALVNYAEEFGDRDPLLIAEEDNQGHGVICSNGDSWKEMRRFSLTNLRDFGMGKKACEDKIIEESHYLLEVFKNFKGEAFDTTHSVNSSVSNIICSIIYGSRFEYDDPKFTSMVDVANKRIELTGSPLIQMYNIYPWMFKWLPVRREIHKINNFIKEENFPIFRRLKETLSPQMCRGFVDAFLVRQQSLEESGNTSSHFHDENLMMTVQNMFVAGTETTSTTLRWGLLLMAKYPKIQDQVQEEISRVIGSRQVQVEDRKNLPFTDAVIHETQRLANIVPMALPHKVTRDFNFQGYFLKKGTTVYPLLTSVLYDETEWEKPHSFYPAHFLDKDGKFVKRDAFMPFSAGRRICLGESLARMELFIFFTTLLQHFRFTPPPGVSEEELDLTPRVGFTLNPSPHKLCAVSLI; this comes from the exons ATGGGGGTGATAGATGTTTTTCTTCAGTCCTCCAGTTCTGTCTCTTTGTTGGGGATTATAGCAGTCCTGCTGCTGGTCTACCTAGTTTCCTCCGCCAGCTTCGATTCCCAAGGGGAGGCGAAGGAGCCTCCGGGACCCACAACTCTTCCTGTGCTTGGgaatctgctgcagctggaccTAAAGAGACCCTACTACACATTACTAGAG CTCTCCAAGAAATACGGGTCAGTGTTCACTGTGTATTTTGGACCCCAAAAAGTGGTGGTCCTCGCAGGATACAAGACGGTGAAGGAGGCTCTTGTCAACTATGCTGAAGAGTTTGGTGACAGAGACCCACTTTTAATAGCAGAGGAAGATAATCAAGGACATG GAGTTATATGCTCCAACGGTGATTCCTGGAAAGAGATGAGACGCTTTTCTTTGACAAACCTTAGAGACTTTGGGATGGGCAAGAAGGCATGTGAGGACAAAATCATTGAGGAATCCCACTACCTACttgaagtttttaaaaacttcaaag GAGAAGCCTTTGACACAACCCATTCAGTGAATTCTTCAGTGTCCAACATTATCTGCTCCATCATCTATGGGAGCAGGTTTGAGTATGATGATCCAAAGTTTACATCCATGGTCGACGTAGCAAACAAAAGAATTGAACTTACGGGCTCCCCATTAATACAG aTGTACAATATTTACCCTTGGATGTTCAAATGGCTCCCGGTCAGAAGAGAAATCCACAAAATTAACAACTTCATTAAAGAAGAAAACTTCCCGATCTTCCGTCGTTTGAAGGAGACCCTCAGTCCTCAGATGTGCAGAGGCTTTGTTGATGCCTTTCTGGTCCGACAGCAAAGTTTAGAG GAGTCTGGAAATACCAGCAGCCACTTCCATGATGAAAACCTTATGATGACAGTCCAGAATATGTTTGTTGCTGGCACTGAAACAACTTCAACTACGCTCAGATGGGGACTTCTGCTTATGGCTAAGTATCCAAAAATACAAG ACCAGGTCCAGGAGGAGATCAGCAGGGTTATAGGAAGTCGTCAGGTGCAGGTGGAGGACAGGAAGAACCTGCCCTTCACTGATGCTGTCATCCATGAGACACAGAGACTGGCCAACATCGTCCCCATGGCACTTCCTCACAAAGTTACCCGAGACTTCAACTTTCAGGGTTACTTCTTGAAAAAG GGGACCACTGTATATCCTCTCTTGACGTCTGTCCTGTATGATGAGACTGAGTGGGAGAAACCACACTCCTTCTATCCTGCTCACTTCCTGGACAAAGATGGAAAGTTTGTTAAGAGAGACGCCTTCATGcctttttctgcag GTCGTAGAATTTGCCTTGGAGAGAGTTTGGCCAGGATGGAGCTGTTCATTTTCTTCACCACCCTCCTTCAGCACTTTCgtttcactcctcctcctgGAGTTTCAGAGGAGGAACTGGATCTGACTCCACGTGTGGGCTTCACCCTCAACCCTTCACCTCATAAACTCTGTGCTGTCTCACTGATATGA